The Actinoplanes sp. N902-109 genomic interval GCGACTCGAGGATCCCCTCCAGCGCGTACTTGCTGCCGCAGTACGCGGAGACCCCGGGGAAGCCGGCCAGTCCGCCCATCGAGGTGACGCCGAGGATGTGGCCACGGCGGCGTTCCCGCATGAACGGCAGGACGGCCTGGATCGTGGCGGCGGCCCCGAAGACGTTCACCTCGAACTGGGCCCGCAGGTCCGGCAGCGGGGTCTCCTCGAACGTGCCTTCCAGGCCGTACCCGGCGTTGGCGATCAGCGCGTCGATCGGGCCGACGGTCTGCTCGACCTCTCCGATCACGGTGGCGACGGCTGCGTCGTCGGTGACGTCCAGGATCCGGGCGTGGGCGCGATGCGGGTGCAGTGCGGCGAACGAGTCACCGGCGGAGCGGACCGTGCCCACGACGGTGTGCCCCGCGTCCAGCGCGGCGACGGCGAGCGCGCGGCCGAGTCCGCTGCTGGCCCCGGTGATGAGAAGCGTCTTGGTCATGGGTCCAGCCTGTGCCGCTGCCGCGGGCGCAGCCAGGACGGTTTCTCCCTGGGTATGACGTACCCCGGCTGGGCGCCGGCGCCGGGCCTAACCTCAAGCCATGGCCGGTAATGACCTTGGTGAGTTCCTGCGTGCGCATCGTTCCCGCCTCCGCCCCGGCGACGTGGGGCTGCCGTCCTACGGCCGGCGGCGGGTCGCCGGGCTGCGCCGCGAGGAGGTCGCCGTGCTGGCCGGGATGAACACCGACTACTACGCCCGGCTGGAACAGGGCCGGGAGCACCGGCCGTCCCCGCAGATCCTCGACGCGATCAGCACCGCCCTGCGGCTGGACGACCAGGCCCGCGAGCACCTGTACCGGCTGGCCGGGGCGGCCCCGGGTGCCCGCCGGACGGCCCGGGAGACCGTGGGCATGCCGCTGCGGCACCTGCTGGACGCGCAGACCAGCGCCCCGGCCTTCGTGCTGAGCCCGGCGAAGGACCTGCTGGCGGTCAATGCCCTGGCGGAGGCGCTGTTCTCCCCGTTCACGTCGGCGGGCAATCTGGCCCGCATGGTCTTCCTGGACCCGGCGGCGCCACGGTTCTTCGTACGCTGGGACAGCTTCGCCGAGTCGGTCGCGGCCGGTCTGCGGCACGCCGCCGGAACCGACCCGGACCATCCCCGCCTGCGCGACCTGATCGGCTCGCTGCACGAGCGGAGTGCGGCATTCGCCGCGCTGTGGG includes:
- a CDS encoding oxidoreductase — encoded protein: MTKTLLITGASSGLGRALAVAALDAGHTVVGTVRSAGDSFAALHPHRAHARILDVTDDAAVATVIGEVEQTVGPIDALIANAGYGLEGTFEETPLPDLRAQFEVNVFGAAATIQAVLPFMRERRRGHILGVTSMGGLAGFPGVSAYCGSKYALEGILESLGKEVEPFGVHVTAVAPGSFRTDWAGRSMTRVPRTITDYDELFDPIRAARRKASGQQLGDPARAAAAILRILDVAEPPRHLVLGSDALRVVLAGRAAVDRDITAWEELGRSTDFPQEPAAPS
- a CDS encoding helix-turn-helix transcriptional regulator, with product MAGNDLGEFLRAHRSRLRPGDVGLPSYGRRRVAGLRREEVAVLAGMNTDYYARLEQGREHRPSPQILDAISTALRLDDQAREHLYRLAGAAPGARRTARETVGMPLRHLLDAQTSAPAFVLSPAKDLLAVNALAEALFSPFTSAGNLARMVFLDPAAPRFFVRWDSFAESVAAGLRHAAGTDPDHPRLRDLIGSLHERSAAFAALWDSQRVYGKSQDGVELEHPEIGPLELTSLSFDVRAAPGQILVVYQPEPGSPSAHALALLGTLHATERHG